A genomic window from Anaerolineales bacterium includes:
- a CDS encoding Sua5/YciO/YrdC/YwlC family protein, with protein PNHPVALALLRQAGPLAVTSANRSGGQGCQTAEQVEQALAGKVDLILDGGRCPGGQASTVIECTGREVAVLREGPIGLESLQSVLAGDVS; from the coding sequence TCCAAATCACCCCGTGGCGCTGGCGCTTCTTCGGCAAGCTGGCCCCCTGGCGGTGACTTCGGCCAACCGGTCGGGCGGCCAGGGTTGTCAGACGGCCGAGCAAGTGGAGCAGGCTCTGGCTGGCAAAGTCGACCTGATCCTGGACGGTGGCCGTTGCCCCGGGGGGCAGGCCTCGACAGTGATCGAGTGCACCGGGAGGGAGGTGGCGGTTCTGCGTGAAGGACCGATCGGCCTGGAGTCCCTCC